A genomic window from Diorhabda sublineata isolate icDioSubl1.1 chromosome 8, icDioSubl1.1, whole genome shotgun sequence includes:
- the LOC130447278 gene encoding uncharacterized protein LOC130447278 encodes MRDSNLTLKMTETEIFQILLKGEIDIDFPKQRSEAINVIAEKLTDIIYESYQNGSNNSTTNNRIKTLKFINKICQIRLHHSYENYMKCSLKEIKKSFDTVESEVMINFNKNIADDLKKYRDNVFYKNVDEYYTRKIEKEKAYARKRGMIDEDMREKLGKKYHMQVRKKYSFGTNKKHLKKLLESESCDNQKNEEDVCDSDKIVKLGYTMLNLGKMDILERIIQWISYVDKFNESERKFLRYIWTSQICSVDIFIEKNLDIFYFIIEETLLKCTTHLLGLEQEEDIRRYLSELENECSFRRIKKICGVHLNCQLKLRTLLYELYCMSFCNANVLKLCELIK; translated from the exons ATGAGAGATTCCAACCTAACATTAAAAATGACCGAAactgaaattttccaaattttgttgaAGGGCGAAATCGATATAGATTTCCCTAAACAACGAAGCGAAGCGATTAATGTAATTGCTGAAAAATTGACTGATATAATTTACGAATCTTATCAAAACGGATCTAATAATAGTACTACTAACAATAGGATCAAAACTCTA aaattcattaataaaatttgtcaaattcgATTGCACCAttcttatgaaaattatatgaaatgcTCGTTAAAggaaatcaaaaaatcatttgataCAGTTGAAAGCGAAGTTATGATAaacttcaacaaaaatatagCCGATGATTTAAAGAAGTATAGAGACaatgtgttttataaaaatgtggaTGAGTACTATACGAGGAAGATCGAGAAAGAAAAAGCGTACGCTAGGAAAAGAG GAATGATAGACGAAGATATGCGAGAGAAACTTGGAAAAAAGTATCATATGCAAGtgaggaaaaaatattcattcggaacgaacaaaaaacatttaaaaaaattattagaaagtgaaTCTTGTGATAACCAAAAAAATGAGGAAGACGTCTGTGATAGCGACAAGATCGTTAAATTGGGTTATACAATGCTCAATTTAGGGAAAATGGATATTTTGGAAAGGATAATACAATGGATTTCTTATGTTGACAAGTTTAATGAGTcggaaagaaaatttttgcGATATATTTGGACGTCACAAATATGTTCAgttgatattttcattgaaaagaatctcgatattttttattttatcatagaaGAAACTCTATTGAAATGCACAACTCATTTGTTAGGTTTGGAGCAAGAAGAAGATATCAGAAGATATTTGTCGGAGCTGGAAAATGAATGCAGCTTTAggagaattaaaaaaatctgcGGTGTTCATTTGAATTGTCAATTGAAGCTTCGAACTCtattatatgaattatattGTATGAGTTTTTGTAACGCGAATGTACTAAAACTTTGTGAATTgattaaataa
- the LOC130447272 gene encoding uncharacterized protein LOC130447272 translates to MSRVIKDIEEPRLQYILNDGRFILDPSVADTNDIIYTDENEAIILNGEIIREENTPKFILSEDGSDLNSYITNNDNNADEVLIGNVDRSSQYIIQYIDDYGNIKNASDIIYTNEDGVPLTLEDLSAQYRPTELMEISENSEENSLMNLESVDNNSRIIPSSDEEDINSSRLINFQYADQEDNSFVAIGPADWYQYTESTDVELLQGYQGEDHQEIITVSSLSDNNDTNQLGTITGKDLITGQTMSLESYVNKIKKRIKSNAPDSVNGKCRNLNAFLNKKFNLGLTVGGKNLMGKIIRVTSKATSKKNRVTEGLSNKSLDTKLRCVQTKLLSKKSDQFQRISNILSGLMKTEKIQRQLSNKNVHINLVDKYCYNMRNIIENVSVVGGYMEEKGNGWIFVPDSLANGKRPNIQSSPNKIGVTIETTHKREKSYVKVMIDDNFTGDHHRCQHCNCLFENVDDLKTHVNAEHAICRVCDKKEGLQCHQRLHSGEEVNCNAKFYKNDNKQSRFCCDIESANQKKSHNSHNVETVKKTQIKYYACEICKRTFSRMANLQRHVAIHKNGEQLFRCAICRCSYQYISTLTRHILKNHVQLQRPNFD, encoded by the exons atgtcCCGAGTAATTAAAGATATCGAGGAACCTAGGCTTCAATACATTCTCAACGATGGAAGATTTATTTTAGATCCCTCCGTCGCCGATACAAATGAC ataatatatACCGATGAAAATGAAGCAATTATTTTGAACGGCGAAATAATCCGAGAAGAAAATACGCCGAAATTTATTCTTAGCGAAGATGGAAGCGATTTGAACTCCTACATAACAAATAACGATAATAACGCAG ATGAAGTATTAATAGGTAATGTCGATCGAAGTTCGCAAtacattattcaatatatagATGACTAtggtaatataaaaaatgcCTCTGATATTATCTATACAAATGAAGACGGGGTTCCGTTAACCCTCGAAGATTTATCTGCCCAGTATCGACCTACGGAATTAATGGAAATTAGTGAAAACTCAGAAGAAAATAGTTTGATGAACCTTGAATCAGTAGATAATAATTCTCGTATTATACCATCGAGCGATGAAGAAGATATAAATTCATCTAGgcttataaattttcaatacgCCGATCAAGAAGATAACTCCTTCGTCGCTATAGGTCCGGCAGATTG GTATCAATATACGGAAAGTACGGATGTGGAATTGTTACAAGGATATCAAGGAGAAGATCATCAAGAAATAATCACCGTCTCGTCTTTATCTGATAACAACGATACAAATCAACTTGGCACCATCACTGGAAAGGACCTGATAACTGGTCAAACGATGAGTCTGGAAAGTTacgtgaataaaataaaaaaacgcaTAAAATCAAATGCTCCCGATTCGGTAAACGGGAAATGTCGTAATTTAAACGCATTTTTAAACAAGAAATTCAATTTGGGACTGACGGTTGGTGGAAAAAATCTAATGGGTAAAATAATACGTGTCACCTCCAAGGCAACGTCTAAAAAAAATCGAGTAACTGAAG GACTGTCAAACAAATCGTTGGATACCAAATTGAGGTGCGTTCAAACGAAACTCCTATCGAAGAAATCTGATCAGTTCCAAAGAATCTCTAATATCCTATCGGGTCTAATGAAAACCGAGAAAATCCAACGGCAATTATCCAACAAAAATGTACACATCAATTTGGTAGACAAATATTGTTATAACATGAGGAACATAATAGAGAATGTTTCCGTTGTTGGCGGTTACATGGAGGAAAAGGGAAACGGTTGGATTTTCGTACCAGATTCTCTCGCAAATGGAAAAAGGCCTAATATCCAATCGTCCCCCAACAAAATCGGAGTCACCATCGAAACAACGCACAAAAGGGAAAAGTCTTACGTAAAGGTGATGATCGACGATAATTTCACTGGCGACCATCACAGATGTCAGCATTGTAACTGTCTGTTTGAAAATGTCGATGATCTGAAGACGCACGTTAATGCCGAACATGCAATATGCAGAGTTTGTGATAAGAAGGAG gGATTACAATGTCACCAACGGTTACATTCGGGCGAAGAAGTTAATTGCAACgcgaaattttataaaaacgataataa GCAATCACGATTTTGCTGCGATATCGAATCGGCAAATCAAAAAAAATCCCACAATTCGCACAACGTTGAAACCGTTAAAAAAacccaaataaaatattacgcTTGTGAAATATGCAAACGTACTTTTTCGAGGATGGCCAACCTCCAAAGACACGTCGCAATACATAAAAACGGCGAGCAACTTTTCAG GTGCGCCATTTGTAGATGTTCTTACCAATACATATCCACTTTAACCAGACACATACTGAAGAATCACGTCCAACTGCAAAGACCAAATTTCGATTAG
- the LOC130447274 gene encoding cilia- and flagella-associated protein 45-like, with product MLDLGKRIGGPFLTKTELDRLEKRAKVMTVRDKMRMLEEAERRENQIRQESLNRKRQLLQARKIRPLIPGSKLEEVETEAAHKNLCLIRRSEELMMERNDKVKQANRIILATKCRAIRNAQTIEKKLIEKQLREENQRLDAMMERVVHENIMLEENRRTAAEVEKKKYVKEIEKQVRENEMYRMLEAAKIEEESRMMNEAFEARRREEESKVMEKKNIQSRLKDEFERANERSRRYKSLREEQDRLSDMMIAEFMRMKKDREEALQKEKDLVKLAREKNVARLAVDQIKRRNMKAAMDELNAVRAQEEKEKEWREKEKKEVLRRRKVVEDLKESRNKQIEDIRKAQAVALAREEESLNKVFMMQKMLLDLELKKIERRKEESEKQKEFILKQIKEKEASRNKYQQEKYESGKAQLLESAKNDEQVRDYLNRKINKLREIHIPENYIKDIERQIKLIK from the exons ATGTTGGATCTTGGAAAACGAATCGGTGGGCCTTTTCTAACAAAGACTGAGTTAGATAGACTCGAAAAGAGGGCAAAA gTTATGACCGTTCGAGATAAAATGAGGATGCTGGAAGAAGCTGAACGGCGAGAAAATCAAATCCGACAAGAGAGTTTGAACAGAAAGCGTCAATTGTTGCAAGCCCGAAAAATACGGCCCCTTATACCCGGAAGCAAACTAGAGGAAGTGGAAACGGAAGCGGCGCATAAAAATCTGTGTTTAATCAGAAGATCGGAGGAATTGATGATGGAACGAAATGATAAAGTTAAACAGGCCAACAGGATAATTTTGGCGACAAAATGTCGAGCTATTAGAAACGCGCAAACTATCGAAAAAAAG TTGATTGAGAAACAATTGCGAGAAGAGAATCAAAGATTGGACGCGATGATGGAACGAGTTGTACACGAAAATATTATGTTGGAAGAAAATCGACGAACTGCTGCCGAAGTCGAAAAGAAAAA GTATGTCAAAGAAATTGAGAAGCAGGTGAGAGAAAACGAAATGTATCGAATGTTGGAAGCCGCAAAAATCGAAGAAGAGAGCAGGATGATGAACGAGGCTTTCGAGGCTCGGCGACGCGAAGAGGAATCGAAAGTTATGGAGAAAAAGAATATTCAATCGAGGTTAAAAGATGAATTCGAACGAGCTAACGAACGTTCGAGGCGTTACAAATCTTTAAGAGAAGAACAAGATCGATTATCTGATATGATG atTGCGGAATTTATGAGGATGAAGAAGGATCGCGAAGAAGCCTTGCAAAAGGAAAAGGATTTAGTCAAATTGGCTAGAGAAAAAAACGTAGCGAGGCTTGCGGTGGATCAAATCAAAAGACGAAATATGAAAGCTGCAATGGACGAATTGAATGCCGTTAGAGCGCAAGAAGAG aaaGAGAAGGAATGgagagaaaaagagaaaaaagaagtGCTGAGAAGGCGGAAAGTTGTGGAAGATTTGAAGGAATCCAGAAACAAGCAAATAGAGGATATAAGAAAGGCACAAGCTGTCGCGTTAGCCAGAGAAGAAGAATCTCTGAATAAA GTTTTCATGATGCAAAAGATGCTGCTagatttagaattgaaaaaaattgaacggCGTAAAGAAGAAAGCGAAAAACAGAAGGaatttattttgaagcaaatCAAGGAGAAAGAAGCGTCGAGAAACAAATATCAACAAGAGAAATATGAAAGTGGCAAAGCTCAACTGCTAGAATCGGCTAAAAACGACGAACAAGTGCGGGATTATTTAAATCGTAAGATTAATAAATTGAG GGAAATCCACATTCCGGAAAACTATATCAAGGATATAGAAAGgcaaattaaattgataaaatga
- the LOC130447276 gene encoding sex determination protein fruitless, with the protein MVTTPPQQFCVRWNSYQSNLQNAFPKLLTSEHFVDVTLACENEMLKCHKVVLSACSTYFEKLLLNNPCQHPIIFMKDMKFSEMQSLVDFMYKGEVNVTQDDLPSLLKSAEALQIRGLCGSDQLLNPTYFNNITKATTSQYQAYPSTPTTPKRGSPVPNDTKIQPSQVPMNKSCDSPVKKETNQITEGSDSGNNHSSSECDSNDGMLQIKEDAEEEGDESYFEGDSELLDQELTEEDGTINTDIKPQFSAIANVSCQYDSTQGSANRRIRRSDEELRRAAECITRGQTFQTVSDQFNIPISTIRFYMARKGILPRRKRGRACAGPMGMGVGMSGIPLSTSYTSPASPIGPPYHIVHYKLPALGVSKLK; encoded by the exons ATGGTTACCACTCCTCCGCAACAGTTCTGTGTCCGATGGAACAGTTACCAATCGAATCTACAAAATGCTTTTCCGAAACTACTCACGTCAGAGCATTTCGTGGATGTAACGTTAGCCTGCGAAAATGAGATGCTTAAATGTCACAAAGTGGTGCTGTCGGCGTGTTCGAcgtatttcgaaaaattattgttaaacaACCCCTGTCAGCATCCCATTATTTTTATGAAGGATATGAA ATTCTCCGAAATGCAATCTTTAGTAGATTTCATGTATAAAGGAGAAGTGAACGTAACACAAGACGACTTGCCATCATTGCTAAAATCTGCAGAAGCTCTACAAATAAGGGGTCTTTGCGGCTCGGATCAACTCCTTAATCCCACTTATTTTAACAATATCACTAAAGCTACAACTTCACAATATCAAGCCTACCCATCAACTCCAACAACT CCGAAACGAGGATCCCCGGTTCCGAACGATACCAAAATCCAACCGAGTCAAGTACCCATGAACAAATCCTGTGATTCTCCCGTGAAGAAAGAAACCAATCAAATAACAGAAGGTTCGGACAGCGGGAATAATCATTCTTCTTCAGAATGCGATTCCAACGACGGAATGTTGCAAATAAAAG aGGACGCCGAAGAAGAAGGAGACGAGTCGTATTTCGAGGGTGACAGTGAACTTTTGGATCAGGAATTAACCGAAGAGGACGGAACTATCAATACGGACATAAAGCCTCAATTTTCGGCTATAGCCAACGTATCTTGTCAATATGATTCCACTCAAG GTTCAGCAAATAGACGGATTCGAAGATCGGACGAAGAATTACGAAGGGCGGCAGAATGTATAACAAGAGGACAAACCTTCCAGACGGTCAGCGATCAGTTCAACATACCCATATCGACGATCCGTTTCTATATGGCGAGGAAAGGAATTTTGCCGAGACGTAAACGAGGTCGGGCGTGCGCCGGTCCGATGGGTATGGGCGTCGGTATGAGCGGGATTCCTCTGTCGACCTCGTATACGTCACCCGCAAGTCCGATCGGTCCTCCGTACCATATCGTTCACTACAAGTTACCGGCATTGGGGGTGTcgaaattgaaataa
- the LOC130447271 gene encoding uncharacterized protein LOC130447271, which produces MKVIVLFLCLVAIQVASSKSELCFNSKEECHSTNYQSYVECIRRRQKRSTECDNDCDSGNCIDICNECDCDSCNYSSCSSSCGNCCSSCCSNYVPCHTNHCCHKTCHTQCSTSSCRSSCRKNCFNSVRERTQDREAEGGFPISYSRENTSINNVNRPNITTIIHLNNVINNTNVVDIPIVLNNTNNQNISLYSEESGGDQSTSTEKCCTVISPRQCVSSPTPRCFHYRSKQCGPFCTADIVHKEQQQICSVNYPGAQPVCSQQIMYIPQPQPKCTYQSVWPYVSCGIQKQETCHGCYSHYLNGESNNYLNCPSQCYDDGFGAMGSLYRQGPVYRPWYSHVPCYECLGYPNPYGLGYQNIGGYPSPVYVQNIPLQQNGGSMIPVLNLNNPQFDQTGGLMVELGPINQSSYDNQNYDGRLAREVEIEVNYEPSSIAQAEVKIKNENTTDTPNEI; this is translated from the coding sequence ATGAAGGTGATCGTGTTATTTTTGTGCCTAGTCGCTATACAGGTCGCATCATCGAAATCGGAGCTTTGTTTCAACAGCAAAGAAGAATGCCATTCGACGAACTACCAATCCTACGTCGAATGTATCAGGAGGCGACAAAAGAGATCCACGGAGTGCGACAACGACTGCGATTCCGGTAATTGTATAGATATATGTAACGAGTGCGATTGCGATTCCTGTAATTACAGCAGCTGCTCCAGTTCGTGCGGTAATTGTTGCAGCTCTTGTTGCAGCAATTACGTACCTTGTCACACAAATCACTGTTGTCACAAGACTTGTCATACTCAATGTTCGACGTCTTCTTGTAGAAGTTCGTGTaggaaaaattgtttcaatagcGTAAGAGAGCGTACGCAAGACAGGGAAGCGGAAGGTGGATTTCCAATTTCATATTCTCGCGAAAATACGAGTATAAACAACGTTAATCGACCTAATATAACGACGATAATCCACTTGAACAACGTCATTAACAACACCAATGTCGTCGACATACCGATCGTTCTTAACAATacgaataatcaaaatatatcgtTATACAGCGAGGAAAGCGGCGGCGATCAATCGACTTCGACGGAAAAATGTTGTACCGTTATCAGTCCGCGACAATGCGTTTCTAGTCCGACGCCGAGGTGCTTCCATTACAGATCCAAACAATGCGGTCCATTTTGTACGGCAGATATAGTCCATAAGGAACAACAGCAAATTTGTTCGGTAAATTATCCGGGTGCTCAACCGGTTTGTTCCCAACAGATAATGTACATTCCTCAACCGCAACCTAAATGTACATACCAATCTGTCTGGCCGTACGTCTCGTGCGGTATACAGAAACAAGAAACATGCCACGGTTGTTATTCGCATTATTTGAACGGAGAGtcgaataattatttaaactgCCCTTCGCAATGCTACGACGATGGATTCGGTGCGATGGGTTCCCTCTACCGTCAAGGACCCGTATACAGACCGTGGTATTCGCACGTACCTTGCTACGAATGTTTGGGGTATCCGAATCCTTACGGTTTAGGTTACCAAAATATCGGAGGATATCCTAGTCCGGTATACGTTCAAAATATACCGTTGCAGCAAAACGGTGGTTCTATGATTCCCGTATTGAATTTAAACAACCCCCAGTTCGATCAAACGGGTGGTCTTATGGTCGAACTCGGACCGATTAATCAATCTTCGTACGACAATCAGAATTACGACGGAAGATTGGCCAGGGAAGTTGAAATTGAAGTTAATTATGAACCTTCGTCGATTGCTCAAGCGgaagtcaaaattaaaaatgaaaataccacCGACACACCAAATGAAATTTGA